Proteins encoded by one window of Dietzia sp. B32:
- a CDS encoding pyridoxamine 5'-phosphate oxidase family protein — MAHSMADLSDDAHRFLSEYHLGSLTTLRRDGSPHVVAVGFTIDAEGGLARVITRRGSQKAANARRGGRAAVSHVDRGRWLTFEGTIRLLEDPDSVREGERRYAMRYREPSPNPERVVLAIEVDRVLGSKQMFTGA, encoded by the coding sequence ATGGCCCACTCGATGGCGGATCTCTCCGACGACGCCCACCGCTTCCTGTCCGAGTACCACCTCGGCAGCCTGACCACGCTCCGGCGTGACGGTTCGCCGCACGTGGTCGCCGTGGGATTCACGATCGATGCGGAGGGCGGGCTGGCGCGTGTCATCACCCGGCGGGGATCACAGAAGGCGGCCAATGCCCGGCGCGGCGGCCGCGCGGCGGTCTCGCATGTCGACCGCGGGCGGTGGCTCACCTTCGAGGGGACCATCCGCCTACTCGAGGATCCCGACTCGGTCCGCGAGGGCGAGCGCCGCTATGCGATGCGGTACCGCGAGCCGAGCCCGAACCCCGAGCGGGTGGTGTTGGCGATCGAGGTGGATCGTGTCCTGGGCTCCAAGCAGATGTTCACCGGCGCCTGA
- a CDS encoding Xaa-Pro peptidase family protein — translation MDNPTAQTHSYRLAAVRDRARELGIDHVVVYSGEDMSYLTGERMDSHERLTALVVPVDGDQPLLVLPALELTGVTRRAADRVGARIHPWSDGTDAIALVTGSVAGRVAVSTALPALHLVPLQDGVDGEVVLASEVIDHVRAVKTGHEVGELAEAARRIDAVHARMGEFLQVGRTEAQVGELITAAIESEGLTHAEFVIVGSGPNGADPHHGVSDRVVETGDIVVVDIGGPLPSGYHSDCTRTYSMGQPTAEVAEAYAALEEAQRLAREAVRPGIAIGEVDAAAREHLAAAGLGELFIHRTGHGIGLGLHEPPFVAPGADTVLAEGMTFSVEPGVYTAGVWGARLEDIVAVTADGRRDLNNGDRGLRVL, via the coding sequence ATGGACAACCCCACCGCACAGACCCACTCGTACCGTCTGGCCGCCGTCCGCGATCGCGCGCGGGAGCTCGGGATCGACCACGTGGTGGTGTACTCCGGCGAGGACATGTCGTATCTCACCGGGGAGCGCATGGACTCGCACGAGCGGCTCACCGCGCTGGTCGTCCCGGTCGACGGGGACCAGCCGCTACTGGTGCTGCCGGCGCTCGAACTCACCGGCGTCACCCGGCGCGCGGCCGACCGCGTGGGGGCGAGGATCCACCCGTGGTCGGACGGGACCGACGCCATCGCGCTCGTCACCGGGTCGGTCGCCGGGCGGGTGGCGGTCTCCACCGCCCTGCCGGCTCTGCACCTGGTTCCGCTCCAGGACGGTGTCGACGGCGAGGTGGTCCTCGCCTCGGAGGTGATCGATCACGTGCGGGCCGTGAAGACCGGGCACGAGGTGGGCGAGCTCGCCGAGGCCGCCCGGCGCATCGATGCAGTACATGCCCGGATGGGGGAGTTCCTGCAGGTGGGCCGGACCGAGGCGCAGGTCGGCGAGCTCATCACCGCCGCCATCGAGTCCGAGGGGCTCACGCACGCCGAGTTCGTGATCGTCGGCTCGGGGCCCAACGGCGCCGACCCGCACCACGGGGTGTCCGACCGGGTGGTCGAGACCGGGGACATCGTGGTGGTGGACATCGGCGGGCCGCTGCCCAGCGGCTACCACTCCGACTGCACCCGGACCTACTCGATGGGCCAGCCCACCGCCGAGGTCGCCGAGGCCTACGCAGCGCTGGAGGAAGCGCAGCGCCTGGCACGTGAGGCCGTCCGCCCGGGGATCGCGATCGGCGAGGTCGACGCCGCCGCCCGCGAGCACCTCGCCGCCGCCGGGCTCGGGGAGTTGTTCATCCACCGCACCGGGCACGGGATCGGCCTGGGACTGCACGAGCCGCCGTTCGTCGCGCCCGGCGCGGACACGGTGCTCGCCGAGGGGATGACGTTCTCGGTGGAGCCCGGCGTCTACACGGCCGGGGTGTGGGGCGCGCGGCTGGAGGACATCGTGGCCGTCACCGCCGATGGCCGCCGCGACCTGAACAACGGCGACCGCGGCCTGCGCGTCCTCTGA
- a CDS encoding 5'-3' exonuclease, which yields MSQGPLMVLDSAGLWFRAFHSVPEKITGPDGSPANAVRGFCDMVAVLVDEYSPSGLVAALDRAWRPDWRVELLPSYKAHRVGDDGEEDAPASLAPQVEVIRGILGAAGITQAWAQDAEADDVLAALATRGREVLVVTGDRDLFQLASVSTTVVYVGAGMKKRLAYTPEVVAERFDLPAGDDARVYADYAVLVGDASDGLPGVAGVGAKTAATLLREYGDLDGIVAAADDPGSALTARQRKAITEGADYLAAARGVVRLGGREFDVQFEGDVDGRRGEVDSGRLETLGESTGQARAISRLVEATEGLDAV from the coding sequence GTGTCCCAGGGCCCGCTCATGGTTCTCGACAGCGCCGGCCTGTGGTTCCGCGCGTTCCACTCAGTGCCGGAGAAGATCACCGGCCCGGACGGCTCGCCCGCCAACGCCGTGCGCGGCTTCTGCGACATGGTGGCCGTGCTCGTGGACGAGTACTCCCCGTCCGGCCTGGTGGCCGCGCTGGACCGTGCGTGGCGTCCGGACTGGCGGGTGGAGCTGTTGCCCTCGTACAAGGCCCACCGGGTGGGTGACGACGGCGAGGAGGACGCCCCCGCGTCGCTGGCCCCGCAGGTCGAGGTGATCCGCGGAATCCTCGGGGCGGCGGGCATCACCCAGGCGTGGGCGCAGGACGCGGAGGCCGACGACGTGCTGGCCGCGCTGGCCACCCGGGGTCGTGAGGTACTGGTCGTGACGGGCGACCGCGACCTGTTCCAGCTGGCGTCGGTGAGCACGACCGTCGTGTACGTGGGAGCGGGGATGAAGAAGCGTCTCGCGTACACCCCGGAGGTCGTCGCGGAGCGCTTCGACCTGCCCGCGGGTGACGATGCGCGCGTGTATGCGGACTATGCGGTGCTGGTCGGCGACGCCTCGGACGGCTTGCCCGGGGTGGCGGGGGTCGGCGCGAAGACCGCCGCGACCCTGCTGCGCGAGTACGGCGACCTCGACGGCATCGTCGCCGCCGCCGACGATCCGGGATCGGCGCTGACCGCACGCCAGCGCAAGGCGATCACCGAGGGGGCCGACTACCTCGCCGCGGCCCGCGGGGTCGTCCGCCTGGGTGGCCGCGAGTTCGACGTGCAGTTCGAGGGCGACGTCGACGGCCGCCGAGGGGAGGTGGACTCCGGGCGACTCGAGACGCTGGGCGAGTCGACCGGGCAGGCCCGCGCGATCAGCCGACTCGTCGAGGCGACGGAGGGACTCGACGCGGTCTGA
- a CDS encoding RNA helicase: MTTSPDDPHTDQVLEDFLTGEGFSPDPFQLEAFSALDAGRNLLVSAPTGSGKTLVGEYAAHRSLAGGGRCFYTTPIKALSNQKFRQFRTRFGAENVGLLTGDHSIDADAPIVVMTTEVLRNMIYSGSSALHDLDCAVMDEIHYLGDRSRGVVWEEIILTLDPAVRLVGLSATLSNTDELGGWITEIRGDTAVVLSEHRPVPLAHMLYTDGDLIPIRAAADQRRRSRSGYHDERVAARPRAQWARRQDVIEKLDDERLLPAIYFVFSRAGCDGAVAQMRRARLRLTTGEEARRIASHVDAACARVPQHDLDALDFASFRAGLVDGLAAHHAGMLPLFRTIVEELFSAGLIKVVFATETLALGIHMPARAVVLEKTTKFNGDTHAMLTSAEYSQITGRAGRRGIDTKGTAVVLDQPDLDLDALSALVDTPRFPLHSAFAPDYSMAVNLVEQLGVEEATTLIGRSFAQFQTDRTLVSRSRAIERRSDERDRMRASLEEAGGDADLDEYMGLRAELSRLERKAEKSSRDDRLASVRAAMLKQTAGSVITVGRKRFGMVATVLQVRTDIQSDPALLCLTDTGWTGWLRQNDFASPPVPVGRVDLPRGRRKLDGRAKRALVQRMEHLRGKAKGRMKSAGGKPVRKDPRIAAARRALRQHLLHEDPRVDKLARLHERWARADADVAALTAEVDADADSLARRFRRIVDLLRHLGYLEEVGGVLRATDAGRLLAGVHTEQDLFVAECLRRGVWRGLDAAGLAAVVTTVVAHPRTDSAVRAPSDDILRDALAETERVAGDVAEIERSHRLPTTPDLDAGLAPVMHHWVSGGALASILAASWQEGVELTAGDFVRSARLVVDVLAQLGQVAEPEVARTARSAVGSLRRGVVLDHMA, from the coding sequence ATGACGACATCACCTGACGACCCCCATACCGACCAGGTCCTCGAGGACTTCCTCACGGGGGAGGGCTTCTCACCGGATCCCTTCCAACTCGAGGCGTTCTCCGCCCTGGACGCCGGGCGCAACCTCCTCGTCTCAGCGCCCACCGGGTCCGGGAAGACCCTCGTCGGCGAATACGCCGCGCACCGGTCGCTCGCCGGGGGCGGGCGCTGCTTCTACACCACCCCGATCAAGGCACTGAGCAACCAGAAGTTCCGGCAGTTCCGCACCCGCTTCGGCGCCGAGAACGTGGGGCTGCTCACCGGCGACCACTCGATCGACGCGGATGCGCCCATCGTGGTGATGACCACCGAGGTCCTCCGGAACATGATCTACAGCGGGTCGTCGGCCCTCCACGATCTGGACTGCGCGGTGATGGACGAGATCCACTACCTCGGCGACCGTTCGAGGGGCGTGGTGTGGGAGGAGATCATCCTCACCCTCGATCCGGCCGTCCGGCTGGTCGGATTGTCCGCCACCCTGAGCAACACCGACGAGCTGGGCGGGTGGATCACCGAGATCCGCGGTGACACCGCCGTGGTGCTGTCCGAACACCGCCCTGTACCGCTGGCCCACATGCTGTACACCGATGGCGATCTGATCCCCATCCGGGCAGCCGCCGACCAGCGCAGACGGTCGAGGAGCGGATACCACGACGAGCGGGTCGCGGCCCGACCCCGCGCGCAGTGGGCGCGCCGACAGGACGTCATCGAGAAACTCGACGACGAGCGGCTACTACCGGCCATCTACTTCGTGTTCTCCCGCGCGGGTTGTGACGGCGCCGTCGCCCAGATGCGGCGGGCCCGCCTCCGGCTCACCACCGGCGAGGAGGCCCGCCGCATCGCCTCCCACGTGGACGCCGCCTGCGCTCGGGTCCCACAGCACGACCTCGACGCTCTCGACTTCGCCTCGTTCCGCGCCGGCCTGGTCGACGGGCTCGCCGCCCACCACGCCGGGATGCTCCCGCTCTTCCGGACCATCGTCGAGGAACTGTTCTCCGCGGGGCTGATCAAGGTCGTGTTCGCGACCGAGACACTGGCCCTGGGCATCCACATGCCGGCCCGTGCCGTAGTGCTGGAGAAGACGACCAAGTTCAACGGTGACACGCACGCGATGCTCACCTCCGCGGAGTATTCGCAGATCACGGGCAGGGCCGGCCGGCGGGGAATCGACACCAAGGGCACCGCGGTGGTGCTCGACCAGCCGGACCTCGACCTGGACGCCCTCTCCGCCCTCGTCGACACCCCGCGATTCCCACTGCACAGCGCCTTCGCGCCCGACTATTCGATGGCGGTCAACCTCGTCGAACAGCTCGGCGTCGAGGAGGCCACCACGCTGATCGGCCGGTCGTTCGCCCAGTTCCAGACCGACCGCACCCTGGTGTCCCGGTCCCGTGCCATCGAGCGGCGCTCCGACGAACGGGACCGGATGCGTGCCTCGCTCGAGGAGGCAGGGGGAGACGCGGACCTCGACGAGTACATGGGATTGCGGGCCGAGCTCAGCCGACTGGAGCGCAAGGCCGAGAAGTCGAGCCGGGACGACCGACTCGCGTCGGTCCGGGCGGCGATGCTCAAGCAGACCGCCGGCTCGGTGATCACCGTGGGCCGCAAACGGTTCGGCATGGTCGCGACCGTCCTGCAGGTGCGTACCGACATCCAGTCCGACCCCGCGCTGCTCTGCCTCACCGACACCGGGTGGACAGGCTGGCTACGCCAGAACGACTTCGCCTCACCCCCTGTCCCGGTGGGCCGGGTCGACCTGCCCAGGGGTCGCCGGAAGCTCGACGGGCGCGCCAAGCGCGCACTGGTGCAGCGCATGGAGCACCTGCGGGGCAAGGCGAAAGGCCGGATGAAGAGCGCCGGGGGCAAGCCCGTCCGCAAGGACCCGCGGATCGCTGCGGCCCGCCGGGCGCTGCGCCAGCACCTGCTGCACGAGGACCCGCGGGTCGACAAGCTCGCCCGACTCCACGAGCGCTGGGCCCGCGCCGACGCGGACGTCGCCGCACTCACCGCGGAGGTCGACGCCGACGCCGATTCGCTGGCCCGCCGCTTCCGCCGCATCGTCGACCTGCTCCGCCACCTCGGTTATCTGGAGGAGGTGGGTGGTGTCCTCCGCGCCACCGACGCCGGGCGACTCCTGGCGGGGGTGCACACCGAGCAGGACCTGTTCGTCGCCGAGTGCCTGCGGCGGGGAGTGTGGCGCGGTCTCGATGCCGCGGGCCTCGCGGCGGTCGTCACCACCGTCGTGGCCCACCCGCGGACGGACTCGGCGGTCCGCGCCCCCTCCGACGACATCCTGCGCGACGCCCTCGCCGAGACGGAGCGGGTTGCCGGCGACGTTGCCGAGATCGAACGCTCGCACCGCCTGCCCACCACACCGGACCTGGACGCGGGGCTCGCGCCCGTGATGCACCACTGGGTCTCCGGCGGCGCGCTCGCCTCGATCCTCGCGGCCTCGTGGCAGGAGGGCGTCGAGCTCACCGCCGGTGACTTCGTGCGGTCCGCCCGCCTCGTGGTGGACGTCCTCGCCCAGCTCGGTCAGGTCGCCGAACCGGAGGTGGCTCGCACCGCCCGGTCCGCGGTGGGGTCCCTGCGCCGCGGCGTGGTGCTCGACCACATGGCCTGA
- the tatC gene encoding twin-arginine translocase subunit TatC, protein MTQTETADTGATRKGGAGRLLSRRRRRPRNPDGTMPLIEHVYELRNRVLIAMAAIIVTLGFGFWWYGSGFLGVPSLGGILTGPYCDIPPGARLQLGDNGDECRLLATGPFEQFMLRLKVSATAGIVLASPVWLYQLWAFITPGLHKNEKRYGVVFTFLAAVLFIGGAVLAYVVIVHALEFLLSIGDNVQTTALSGTQYFTFLIQLILIFGVSFEIPLLLAMLNVAGVVSYEVLAKSRRGIIMGIFVFAAVASPGQDPFSMLALAVAVTILVEGAIQFARLHDKRKNKSRADWLEVDDESASPLGPADGVGGSGPLERPAPLTTPAPDTCTRTPGDTRPLQAPAPAGGGSLYDDIT, encoded by the coding sequence ATGACGCAGACCGAGACCGCTGACACCGGCGCCACCCGCAAGGGCGGCGCCGGTCGCCTGCTGTCCAGACGCCGCCGCCGGCCACGCAACCCCGACGGCACGATGCCGCTCATCGAGCACGTCTATGAGTTGCGCAATCGTGTGCTCATCGCGATGGCGGCGATCATCGTCACGCTCGGCTTCGGGTTCTGGTGGTACGGGAGCGGTTTCCTCGGCGTCCCGTCCCTGGGTGGCATCCTCACCGGTCCCTACTGCGACATCCCGCCGGGGGCGCGCCTGCAGCTCGGCGACAACGGCGATGAGTGCCGCCTCCTGGCCACCGGGCCGTTCGAGCAGTTCATGCTCCGACTCAAGGTGTCCGCCACCGCCGGTATCGTGCTGGCCAGCCCGGTCTGGCTCTACCAGTTGTGGGCGTTCATCACACCGGGCCTGCACAAGAACGAGAAGCGCTACGGCGTCGTCTTCACCTTCCTCGCGGCCGTGCTGTTCATCGGTGGCGCGGTCCTGGCCTACGTCGTGATCGTCCACGCGTTGGAGTTCCTGCTCTCGATCGGCGACAACGTCCAGACCACGGCGCTGTCGGGCACGCAGTACTTCACGTTCCTCATCCAGCTCATCCTCATCTTCGGGGTGAGTTTCGAGATCCCACTCCTGCTCGCGATGCTCAACGTCGCCGGGGTGGTGAGCTACGAGGTGCTGGCCAAGTCGCGTCGCGGGATCATCATGGGCATCTTCGTGTTCGCGGCCGTGGCCTCGCCCGGCCAGGACCCGTTCTCGATGCTCGCCCTCGCGGTGGCGGTGACCATCCTCGTCGAGGGCGCCATCCAGTTCGCGCGCCTCCACGACAAGCGCAAGAACAAGTCCCGCGCCGACTGGCTCGAGGTGGACGACGAATCGGCCTCGCCGCTGGGCCCCGCAGACGGTGTCGGGGGATCCGGCCCCCTCGAGCGTCCCGCGCCGCTGACGACCCCCGCCCCCGACACCTGCACCCGGACGCCCGGCGACACCCGCCCGCTCCAGGCCCCGGCCCCGGCCGGTGGCGGCTCACTCTATGACGACATCACCTGA
- the tatA gene encoding Sec-independent protein translocase subunit TatA: MGALSIWHWLIVLAVVLLLFGSKKLPDAARGLGRSMRIFKSEIKEMQNDDKPVENPEPQALTQAQPNAAQYAQPQGQQFAQPQQQQAPQQFQPQGPGFPQAPQQPYQQQQQGQQPTPQPYQQQQGQQQFTDPTAPYQGGQGQQGQ, encoded by the coding sequence ATGGGTGCGTTGAGCATCTGGCACTGGCTCATCGTCCTCGCGGTGGTGCTCCTGCTGTTCGGTTCGAAGAAGCTCCCGGACGCCGCCCGCGGCCTCGGACGGTCGATGCGCATCTTCAAGTCGGAGATCAAGGAGATGCAGAACGACGACAAGCCGGTCGAGAACCCGGAGCCGCAGGCACTCACCCAGGCCCAGCCGAACGCCGCCCAGTATGCGCAGCCGCAGGGGCAGCAGTTCGCCCAGCCGCAGCAGCAGCAGGCACCCCAGCAGTTCCAGCCGCAGGGCCCGGGATTTCCGCAGGCGCCGCAGCAGCCGTACCAGCAGCAGCAGCAGGGCCAGCAGCCGACCCCGCAGCCGTACCAGCAGCAGCAGGGCCAGCAGCAGTTCACCGACCCCACCGCCCCGTACCAGGGTGGCCAGGGTCAGCAGGGGCAGTAG
- a CDS encoding YafY family protein — protein MSARSVPLATLLSVVPYFHTRGAVPVADAARDLGLTETQLRAALWQLWSCGLPGYGPGDLIDLAFSSEDLDDADLVEVTFTAGIDRPVRLTAAEAVTLETGLAVFLDQPEVIDQSALRDLLATLRTATGADDRGAEVAARRETPDSDPDADADVVRTAVHDGRALRFVYHSASSDTSTTRVVDPARLSVADGHSYVHGVDRESGQWRTFRTDRMSGVEEVGPRRALGPEPQDDGEGDIRLESARVPAAAAWFLDEFRFHSVIRRPDGDLDVEIAYHDRAWLLRFLLGHADVVRAVEPGLAAEVARRAAGGLEVYSATPGDATETGV, from the coding sequence ATGAGCGCCCGCTCCGTCCCGCTGGCCACGCTGCTCAGCGTGGTCCCGTACTTCCACACCCGGGGTGCGGTCCCCGTGGCCGACGCCGCCCGCGACCTCGGACTGACGGAGACACAGCTCCGGGCCGCGCTGTGGCAACTGTGGTCCTGCGGTCTGCCCGGGTACGGCCCCGGTGACCTGATCGACCTCGCCTTCTCCTCCGAGGATCTCGATGACGCCGACCTGGTCGAGGTCACCTTCACCGCCGGGATCGACCGGCCGGTCCGGTTGACGGCCGCCGAGGCGGTGACGCTCGAGACCGGCCTGGCGGTGTTCCTCGACCAACCCGAGGTCATCGACCAGTCCGCACTACGCGACCTGCTGGCGACACTCCGCACCGCGACCGGGGCCGATGACCGTGGCGCAGAGGTTGCCGCCCGGCGCGAGACCCCGGACTCGGACCCGGACGCGGACGCCGACGTCGTCCGCACCGCCGTCCACGACGGCCGTGCGCTGCGCTTCGTCTACCACTCGGCCAGCTCCGACACCTCCACGACCCGGGTCGTGGACCCCGCGCGCCTGTCCGTCGCCGACGGTCACTCCTACGTCCACGGGGTGGACCGTGAGTCCGGGCAGTGGCGGACCTTCCGCACCGACCGGATGAGCGGGGTCGAGGAGGTGGGACCGCGCCGCGCGCTGGGACCCGAGCCACAGGACGACGGCGAGGGCGACATCCGCCTGGAGTCCGCCCGTGTCCCCGCCGCCGCGGCATGGTTCCTCGACGAGTTCCGGTTCCACAGCGTGATCCGCCGCCCGGACGGCGATCTGGACGTCGAGATCGCCTACCACGACCGCGCGTGGCTGCTCCGCTTCCTCCTCGGACACGCGGACGTCGTGCGGGCCGTCGAGCCCGGACTGGCAGCCGAGGTCGCGCGCCGCGCCGCGGGCGGGCTCGAGGTCTATTCGGCGACGCCCGGAGACGCTACGGAAACGGGTGTGTGA
- a CDS encoding YafY family protein: MPTSKSQRLVNLVICLRSTNAFLSAGEIRRMVQGYDDAENDAAYLRMFERDKRELRDAGVPLEQGASLAPGSPAGYRIPAHGYELPDITLTPQQAGVLAVAAEVWREGERAARADGALAKLTAAGIDPVHDAGATVSVTDPAELATAALVAEAIAEGSTVTFSHTPAGAAEPTARRVEPWWTGSRHGHWYLVGHDLDRGEPRTFRLVRISDVRLGRAARTVPVPSTERVLALLDDAVSRLNPLLEAAVWVADGRAAELRAMARSETPARRFGRDGVDLEVAAPLGELSALVAAQGPDAVALRPAELRVRVVSILTAAEEAAR, encoded by the coding sequence GTGCCCACCTCGAAGTCCCAACGTCTGGTCAACCTCGTGATCTGCCTCCGGTCGACCAACGCGTTCCTGTCGGCGGGGGAGATCCGCAGGATGGTCCAGGGCTACGACGACGCCGAGAACGACGCCGCCTACCTCCGGATGTTCGAGCGGGACAAGCGGGAACTGCGCGATGCCGGAGTCCCGCTCGAGCAGGGTGCCTCACTGGCTCCCGGCTCGCCGGCGGGGTACCGGATCCCCGCCCACGGGTACGAGCTGCCCGACATCACCCTCACGCCCCAGCAGGCCGGTGTGCTCGCCGTCGCGGCCGAGGTGTGGCGCGAGGGGGAGCGGGCCGCCCGCGCCGACGGGGCGCTGGCCAAACTCACCGCCGCGGGCATCGACCCCGTGCACGACGCCGGCGCGACCGTCTCGGTGACGGACCCGGCCGAGCTCGCCACCGCCGCCCTGGTCGCGGAAGCGATCGCCGAGGGGTCGACCGTCACCTTCTCGCACACCCCCGCCGGGGCCGCCGAGCCCACCGCCCGCCGTGTCGAACCGTGGTGGACCGGATCCCGCCACGGGCACTGGTACCTCGTGGGCCACGATCTCGACCGTGGCGAGCCCCGCACGTTCCGCCTCGTCCGCATCTCCGATGTGCGACTCGGGCGCGCCGCACGGACCGTCCCCGTCCCCTCCACAGAGCGGGTCCTCGCGTTGCTGGACGACGCCGTCTCCCGGCTCAACCCCCTGCTCGAGGCCGCGGTCTGGGTCGCCGACGGCAGGGCCGCCGAGCTGCGGGCCATGGCCCGGTCCGAGACCCCCGCCCGGCGGTTCGGCAGGGACGGGGTCGACCTCGAGGTCGCCGCGCCGCTCGGTGAGCTGTCCGCGCTGGTGGCCGCCCAGGGCCCGGACGCCGTGGCCCTGCGTCCGGCCGAGCTCCGTGTCCGGGTCGTGTCGATCCTCACCGCCGCCGAGGAGGCCGCCCGATGA
- the pafA gene encoding Pup--protein ligase, producing the protein MIRRIVGIETEFGITSVGGDGARSLGADEIARYFFRPVVQRWRSSNVFLENGSRLYLDVGSHPEYATAECDGLRQLVAHDRAGERIVDDLALQAEQALAAEGIDVKVYLFKNNTDSVGNSYGCHENYLLDRATQVRSIATTLLPFLVSRQLICGAGKILPGTPSGVGLGETDEPTFCFSQRAEHMWDGVSSATTRSRPLINTRDEPHADSTRFRRMHVIVGDSNMIETTTMLKIASTRLVLEMLEAGVELRPMAVAHPVRAIREISRDLTGTRPVAMTDGTTMTALEIQREFLAAVHRYLRGGGWERDDRPDIERCVALWERVLDAVESGDHDSIAADIDWAAKLRLIRQVQSRTGVDLDHPRLSQIDLTYHDVRPGRGLHSVLERRGLVSRVVDDAEVERARTIAPGSTRAALRGRFITAARDAERDFTVDWVHLKVADGTLPTVALTDPFAHEDPRVDDLVAALGR; encoded by the coding sequence ATGATCCGTCGCATCGTCGGGATAGAGACGGAGTTCGGGATCACCAGCGTCGGCGGTGACGGCGCGCGTTCCCTCGGTGCCGACGAGATCGCCCGCTACTTCTTCCGGCCCGTGGTGCAGCGGTGGCGCAGCTCCAACGTCTTCCTGGAGAACGGCTCCCGCCTCTACCTCGACGTGGGCTCCCACCCCGAGTACGCGACCGCCGAATGCGACGGGTTGCGCCAGCTCGTCGCACACGACAGGGCGGGGGAGCGGATCGTCGACGACCTGGCGCTGCAGGCCGAGCAGGCGCTCGCGGCCGAGGGGATCGACGTCAAGGTCTACCTGTTCAAGAACAACACCGACTCGGTGGGCAACTCCTACGGGTGCCACGAGAACTACCTCCTCGACCGTGCCACCCAGGTCCGCAGCATCGCCACCACCCTGCTGCCGTTCCTGGTGAGTCGGCAGCTCATCTGCGGCGCCGGGAAGATCCTGCCGGGCACCCCCTCGGGCGTCGGGCTCGGCGAGACGGACGAGCCGACGTTCTGCTTCTCCCAGCGCGCCGAGCACATGTGGGACGGCGTCTCGTCGGCCACCACCCGCTCGCGGCCGCTCATCAACACCCGCGACGAGCCGCACGCCGACTCGACCCGGTTCCGGCGCATGCACGTGATCGTGGGCGACTCCAACATGATCGAGACCACCACGATGCTCAAGATCGCCAGCACCCGGCTCGTGCTGGAGATGCTCGAGGCGGGCGTCGAACTGCGGCCGATGGCCGTGGCCCATCCGGTCAGGGCGATCCGTGAGATCAGCCGCGACCTCACCGGCACCCGGCCCGTCGCGATGACCGACGGCACCACCATGACGGCGCTGGAGATCCAGCGGGAGTTCCTCGCCGCGGTCCACCGCTACCTCCGGGGCGGGGGATGGGAGCGCGACGACCGCCCGGACATCGAGCGGTGCGTGGCGCTGTGGGAACGGGTGCTCGACGCCGTCGAGTCCGGGGACCACGACTCCATCGCCGCCGACATCGACTGGGCCGCCAAGCTGCGGCTCATCCGGCAGGTCCAGTCCAGGACGGGCGTCGACCTCGATCACCCCCGGCTGTCCCAGATCGACCTGACCTACCACGACGTGCGCCCCGGCCGCGGTCTGCACTCCGTCCTCGAGCGCCGGGGGCTCGTCTCCCGCGTCGTGGACGACGCCGAGGTGGAGCGGGCCCGCACCATCGCCCCCGGGAGCACCCGCGCGGCGCTGCGGGGCAGGTTCATCACGGCCGCCCGGGACGCCGAGCGCGACTTCACCGTGGACTGGGTCCACCTCAAGGTCGCCGACGGCACCCTGCCCACGGTCGCCCTGACGGACCCGTTCGCCCACGAGGACCCGCGTGTCGACGATCTCGTCGCCGCGCTCGGACGATAG